A single region of the Prochlorococcus marinus str. MIT 0917 genome encodes:
- a CDS encoding OsmC family protein, with protein MHTEAKHSLSGSVIHTDAPKDHDGEGKDFAPTDLLASSLGTCVITIMGIEAKRRGWKLGKIKIDVYKTMTSDGPRKIKTLALEIFMPSELDSDKYKILQSTAEKCPVKLNLEDSVDIKLNWHKRKFQN; from the coding sequence TTGCACACTGAAGCAAAACATTCTCTTTCAGGTTCTGTAATTCATACTGACGCACCCAAAGATCATGACGGAGAAGGAAAAGATTTTGCTCCAACTGATTTACTAGCTTCTTCTTTAGGAACTTGTGTAATAACAATTATGGGGATCGAGGCAAAACGTAGAGGATGGAAACTTGGTAAGATTAAAATTGATGTTTATAAAACAATGACATCAGATGGACCTAGAAAAATAAAGACTCTTGCGCTAGAAATTTTTATGCCATCTGAATTAGATTCTGACAAGTATAAAATCCTTCAAAGCACAGCTGAAAAATGTCCTGTAAAGCTTAATCTTGAGGACTCCGTCGATATTAAGTTGAATTGGCACAAGCGAAAATTTCAAAACTGA
- a CDS encoding high light inducible protein, with product MSTQKNIARNIDPEKVTAERLNGYAALLGCIALVGAYATTGQIIPGFV from the coding sequence ATGTCTACTCAAAAAAACATCGCAAGAAACATTGATCCTGAAAAGGTAACCGCAGAAAGGCTTAACGGTTATGCAGCACTACTTGGTTGTATTGCCTTAGTTGGCGCATATGCAACCACAGGTCAAATCATCCCTGGTTTTGTGTAA
- a CDS encoding high light inducible protein, which produces MTPEAEKFNGWAAMLGFVAAFGAYATTGQIIPGIF; this is translated from the coding sequence ATGACACCTGAAGCAGAAAAGTTTAACGGTTGGGCAGCAATGCTTGGCTTTGTTGCAGCCTTTGGCGCATATGCAACAACAGGTCAAATAATTCCTGGCATCTTCTGA